Genomic window (Pyrus communis chromosome 13, drPyrComm1.1, whole genome shotgun sequence):
aaaacatgtgtttatttatttatttttaataaatataacattttaaaataataaaatcagacATGATAGAGTACCCCAGATGTTCAAGTGTGTTTTTGTGCCAGACAATGTGCTTTGTGacgcattgaaaaaaattgtttgaatttctttgtatcttaTTGCTTGCCTGTGAGggaatttctttgtatcttgtTGCTTGCCTGTAAGTGCCAGACATAGAGCTTCAGATTGTAGTTTGTTGTTTTTATTCTCTCAGAAAATTTATGGCTAGTGGGAATTGGGTTCATTAGACTTTAGggtcatgagtgaaaaaaaaaatatttaaaatatgtgtttatttatttatttttaatcaatataacattttaaaataataaaattttcatttctgtcaTTTATAACCgccaaaatactaaaataataaccgacagaaagtaaaataataaaatagtaaatttctgtcggttataatcgCCACCATTAAACCAGAATCCGCCACTAAATATCCGTCGGGATtttatgtcggatataaccaacaggatttttctaatatccgTCACCATCATCCGCCATCGAAAactaatattgtagtagtggGTCCTgagtttctttttaatattttagtaaaAGATGCAATTGTAATCGTTTTCTGCCGATCTTATTAGCTCATGAGTTTGGACTTCTTAAAGTTTATTGGGTGCCAAGCTACATGCACCGACTTTGTCTTTATTTGCAGGACTAGAATATGAGAACGGTGACAATATACCAGAAGGACAACCGCACTTCACGCGTAATAGACTCAGTTACAGCCAATCAAGATGCTATTTACACCCATCAATATACATGCACCCACCACAACCAACGCAGCACCAACCAGTCAGAGTTGCAAAAAATTATCCAAAGGGCTGGACGAAGGGACATCTGCAGGTTCTTttaggaggaagaagaagaagggaaaaaataaataaagcaagGAAAATGTGCTCAAATTATTATGGTTTCCAGTTGTCTCTTTATTATTGGCTTCTGGTTAGGTCTAGCTAGTCAACATGTTGCATTTAATAGAAGATCTCAGTCGTTTACCTAAGCAAGGACCGGCCAAACTAGCCATTTAAAGAGGTGGACGGCCAAGATCTAATCAGTTTCAGACTGACCAAATTTTGAGGATATATTTTTCTTGCATGGAGGAATTGATGGGATGGAAGTCTAGGGTTCGAATAAATGATGAGGCTGAAAGTTCAAATTTTGTCAGAGAATCCAGGCAAATTACCAACTTAAGTGAAGTTAGATCTTCTTACATATAATACTAgagcaaattaaagaaaatgaagTTATGAAAATAGTAAAGTATTATAGAATATCTTCGACTGGAAATAAAGTATTATCAAATTCGTCATTCACGAGAAAAAGAATAATTTTAAACTTGAGTATTAAGTGGTCTAACACATgattttatattgttaaattAGTGATACTCACCTAGGTCTTCATTTTGAAGACGGTTGTAGTCGTTGTTAATAAGAATTATTAGATCAATCTACCTATAGATTAACTTATAAGCTTAAACTATCTCTCTTATACCTAATCAAAATCCGCATTATCTTTCCCCACCTAACAACAAAAATTCTCTATAATTCCTACTTTACCCATGTACAACTTTTCTATTCaatttgaaaaacctaaaaattagAATCGACGCCACAACCAAACCTCCCTCGTACGGCGCCACCACCTCACCCTTCTCATTCTCTCAGGTCGTCTAACGCATTGGAACACACAACCCATTCGGTTATCTTTGATTCTCCAACAAATTGTTCACGTCATCCGCCAATAATAACAAATtggatgaaaaataaaaaaaaaaacttaacgtTGGGGTTGAGATTGGCCAATTTTAAATAGTTTAGAAAGTGAATTGGTTAAAAAAGGATAGTGCTATtaacacattcatttttaccttccacacttctttgttaattttgattattgatcttcttcaatttatttattctgacgattaaaaattgaaaatagtgtatgagaagtaaaaattagTATGTGGATAGCACTACGTGTTAAAAAATAGTTAAACAGGTAGATTGACACTAACATAATAGTTTAGGGTAGTAAAGAGCAATTCACCTTTTGGTGAAATGTTAATTGTGCATTTCATTCTTTGGTGAGGACAAGTGACCACTGTCATAGGTACaaaaatggagagaaaaatAGGGCATTATTAGAAACGTCTGAATGAATGATGCTTTCATGGTAGTGCATGCAGACGCACGGCACAGAGAGCTCCTGGCTGAAAGATACCTTACAATTCACGAATCCAATTCAATCATGAGGATGCTGCTgccgtttttattttttatttttctataatgTTAGAATAAAAATTGATGTAGAATTCTGAATTGACAAAGAGTATGAAAAGTCTCATTTTTAGcgcatttctcttttcttttttgtcgaAACGATGATGCTTTTTTCACTTTTCATGCAGTGAGAGAAATGAACGCAAACACATACATGCATACAGTACAGAGTTTCCCCTTAAGATGGTATTACCAAAGTTGAAATAAAAGAGCAAGGCAAAAGAAGCAAAGAACCCTAAGACTTACGTCACATGTACACGTACCTACGCGTGGACTCTGGTTCATGCACTTCGCTTGTCATCGCCGGAAGGCAATCtgaaacctttttttttgtccttttgacAATATATAACTTAAAGGCGTCATGAATTGTtgagaaattaacaaaatttaaaaaggtaAAAGGTTCAAATTTCAACTAATTCATATCATGTCATCAACAAAAAttcatatcaattttttttgtcaatcttTAACAAAATTCATATCAATCATTAACAAAATTTCATATTGAGttatcaattaaataaaattaggaatttaaataactaaaatttgaaaaactagGGATTTACCCTAAAATTTGACTGTGGCTGGTGGTGACTGACGACGACTTGGAGCCGTGGAGGGCGACGATGCGCGGTGGTCAATTGGCTGGCAGCGGAGGCGGTTGCCTGCCGCCGCCTACTTCCAAAAGGGGACGCACACGCAGCCTTCTTTTTGTTCGCGGTGAGATCTTGGCATGATGGGGGATAAGTGGTCCCCcgtttcattatatatataaatttaatcgAAAAAACGACGCcgttctttaaaaaaaatatatatatattgtatgttCTAAATAATGTGGTCTAggtttaaaaaaatgaaaactaatgaaaatgatttgaaaactttgagttttaactataaagacaaaataaagggtaaaatgattggtatcatgattgattttttaatgtaaaaatgtaatatttcgttaaagtgaacaatactagAAGTTTtacgttaaagttcccttaaacTTGCAATCAAGGACAACTTGATCTTAAATATATCAACATTCAACAGTTGATACATGTGCAATGCAAAAATGCCGGTCTAGCGACAATGCGAAAATGTTGATCGCCGGGCAACGCAAAAATAGGGTAACTTGCACGGCTGACTCTGTAGCGAAAGTCTCTATTATTTGTGTTGATGGCCCAGCACTGGGGGAACCTAATGCTGTATCGTCTACGGCCTAAACAATGGGGGACCTTCAGGACATGCCCTAAGAATAGGGTACCCATAGCGTAGTCGGTGGACCTAATTTGTTCCTATTAAGGAAACTCGTCTAAATTAATCCCTAATTGGTAATACGCATCCAtatctttaatttttaacaCATCCATATGTTTAATTCCGGATTGACAAAAAAGTACAAGAAACTCTCTTAAAAGTAGGACTCTCTATGTATTTTTTGTCACCTCATGTTTTctacacaatattttataatgttgggaagagaattgacgttaaactgtgaggtgtTAGAAAGTCCATGTACCATTTCTCACCCCGTGACATGAGTTCAGCCATATATGATCATGattcacttttatttatttttataaaacctCGATGGTACAAGGTAATTTTATtgatatgaaaagaaaaaaaaaattacacttagACAAAATTTATCTTAATTCAACTTATTAATGATCTTTCGCAAAACTCTTATGCAAATACAAATGCGTTCGAACCATTAGATTGATAGATCACCTTAATTTCTCTATTAAGGTATAGACCAATATTGCATGGTTTAAATAGTATTCCAACACAATGCGAATTCTATTGTACACAAATCCTTGTTTTTTGTAAGTGATTGATTCACTTCAAATGCCATAGGATTGGAACCCCATATCTCAAAAAAGAAGTTATGTAAAATTACAAGAGGATAAGAGGCTGGAGGTATATATtttggaggtggattgtctgccttcTCATTTCCATACTCTTCCCATGCCCTTCTGTgatgtgtgatcacggttaagccacgtcaacattttatattcctattactttttgttttattatttctataaattgttttattatttctataaaaaattaatataaaatattgatgtaatTTAATCATAaccacataaacaaaaaaacataaaaaattatgaaaatagaAGGACAGAGAATCTATCTCTATATATTTTTGGTGCAACAAGAGAAAACGTTggattataattaaattcaagacATAGGCAGTACGTACTTCACCAAactgataaaaaaaatcatcatagcTAGCCCTTTATCTCAAATAATGTCagaaaaatcagaagaaaattAGGGGTAAATGTTCAATGTTTCCTCTCTTTCTTATTTACTTCTCTTACTTTCTACTGAGTATTGATAGTGATATTTTCTCATTGATGGTACCCGTCGATCGGTTGCGTTTAGTCTCAGTCTGCGTAGTGCAATTGTTTCTGTTCATGTACATGGACATCTTACTTCATTTTTAACCAAATAGTTAATACCGAAATGATATGACGGTAAAAGAGTCTCAAATCAGTGAAAGGAAAAACTTAGTAAGAACTTATAGAGAGTCCCACATCCTCACAAGTACAAAAGATGCCCCAGCTAGTGAACATGAAAAAAGTAGATTAACGATGTTTTAGTCCTTTGCTAATTAAAATGGTCACCTCATTAGTTTTACAGAAGCTTAGCCATGTTGTTATGTATAACTCTTGACCAATTTTACCATATTGAAGTGCTTCTAGTACGTTTGACGTTAAACGTTAAAAGTGTTTAAAGATTATAAAAGCACATTTAAGCTTTTATTTTTGTAAGAAGCATGTATTACTTTTTTATACACCTTTTAGAgtaaaaaatgcttttaattaaATACATTTTCGAAaagtatttgaattttgatacaatttACATGGTCAGTATAAAACATATTTTACTGTGAAAGACTTATAGCTGAAATGATTAAAAGTTGCATGTGATTCTTCTATTTCACAATATTACttgtatcaaaagaaaaaaacatatttAGTTTTATATACAGTCAAAATTAAGTAATATATATACCCCCATAGTTGATAGTATAAGCTATttatttttctctgtttttttttgtttttttcttttatacacAACCATACCTATAGGTATATttatgtagagagagaaaaaaaagatagaaagggattgatgagataagacTGGTCAAATGTACAGAAAAAAATTTGCATGGGAATGAGTTACCAAAAGATTTTATACATCTTTTGGATGTCTCCCTTCTCTCCACTTCCCGGCCCCTCCTTACCTTTATATAAGCCACTTCCCACTCGGTTTCTCGCAGACAACCCACTTTTCTTGACTtgctccttctctctctctctctctctctctctcgctctccctCTTCTATCACTTTCTTTCATACAACTCtctcaaccatttttccaatttttcaaaagctctctctctctccagatatatatattgttatacAATGGCAGCCTTTTCATACAATGGCAGCCTTGACTCAATTTTCTTGCCCAACGCTCCGGCTACCAATGACATCATCATTTACAGTAACTTCTTTTCCCCATCTGAGCCTTTAACCCGGGAAATTCAAGCTGATAATAATTCAAGAGCTGTTGAAAGCAGCTGCACTATGGATCACAGCTCCACTCATAAGGTTGCTTTTAGTGACAATGAGAATGAGCCTTCTGTGACAAAAAACAAGAGCACAGAGTCCTCAACTGTTGTGGATGTGGATAGGCTTGAAATTGGTGAGCAGGTCACTCAGAAAGTAACTCCTATGGACAAGAAGAGAAAATTCAGAATTGGGTCATCCTTCAAATCTGCTCAATCCAAggtatttatataatatatatatatatatatatatatatatatatatatagatagtgAATACATGGTCTCTAAGATGGTCTTATATCTGTCGCGTGCAACAAAACAGGGTACCTGCTATAAAACTGGTCTTGTATGTgtaaattttcctttttccatGTGAGTTCTACAGAATTTCAGATATTAATTGATGGAAATTTGGGGGGTTTAATGGTGATGTACTCCACTAGGGCACTCAAGAGCATAAGGGAAAGAAGCAAAAGAAGATTGGTGGCGGTACCAAGAAAGCTGAGGAAAAGAAGATTAAATCAGATAAAAAAGACCAGGTGAAAGTAAGAGAAGAACCTCCAACTGGCTACATTCATGTTAGAGCAAGGAGGGGTGAGGCTACAGATAGTCACAGCCTTGCAGAAAGGGTacacaaaatatgaaatttcaTTAAACATACCCAACagtttatttcccaaaattgtTGTCGTGCCCACCATTTTATTATATCTCATAATTGCGTATTCTTTTTTTCTCTGGTTTTTTAGgtaagaagagagaaaattagtGAGAGGATGAAGATGCTGCAAAAACTTGTCCCTGGCTGTGACAAGGTGGAAccagcttctctctctcttgcttaTTTGTCATTACCTTATTTGTATATATTATGTAATTTTTCTGACTAGATTCATGTGATTGatctttttattataaataaattaggtaACTGGAAGGGCAGTCATGCTGGATGAAATTATCAATTATGTTCAGTCCCTACAAAATCAAGTGGAGGTACAGTTTTTACTGTGATATCCGTGCACATACATGTTAATTTATTATCTTAATTGAATATGTGATTTAACCAAttgtttctaattatttttttctttttcgatcAGTTCCTCTCACTGAAACTTGCTTCTTCGAATCCAATGTTCTTTGAATTTGGAATGGACATGGGTGCTTTAGTGGTTAAACCAGAGGTACATAGTTAAAAAGTATCAGTTATGTTCAATTCCACTTCACATCGTTTTCAAACACAGGAATGAAAATCTTCCGTTCGTATCTAATCGGAATAGAGACACGAGAGTTTCATTCTCAAAAAACCTAATTCATGAACCAAAAATTACTAATGTAATTACAAttcggtttttattttttgccatGCAGAGATTGTGTAGCATGGAATCACCATATCCACCTGCGCAACAATGCAACCCAATACAGTCCTCACCTTTTGCTGATACATCCACCAACATCACTGCCACCACTGCCGCTGCCACTGCCGCCATCACCACAAATAACAACTATCACTTTCTGGACAATTCAGCTTCACATCTACTTCAAAGGCCAAATACCTTCTCTCAGGTATATATTTCTGACTTAATTTGTtgacccaatttcaatttttcttttgaaaatcacttaaacaaatgttaattaatgaattattaattaatactaTTTTTTTCTAACCTTGAGGTTCATGACAAAACATATATCGTTTTCAGGACAGTGAGAGCTTGTTGTGGGATGTGGAAGATCAAAGACAAAACTTTCATAATCCATGTGGTTTCAGCAACAGCAACTTGTGTTCTTTCAATTAATTATAATGCAAAAAAGCTGCCCCACAAGCATACCAGCATATGGTTGGCCCTCATTTCCTTTCTCGTACTTAAAAACAAGTACATAATTATACACAAATTGATAAGATTATTACTAGTTAAATCAATGTAATACCACGTACTTGTGTTTATTATAGCCTTTAATCATTGTACGAAACTTTTACTGTACTCCGATGTATAAGATCTTGATCAATGAATTATTCAGTGCATTAGATCTTTGTCAATGAATTCTTGATGAATGACCAATTGCCAAAAATCATTTCGTATAGAATCCACcgaaacatattaaaaaaaccataattttgtTATTGTCCACCTTGTTGACTTATATAACTTACAAagctctcttctttttttaattggtCTTTCCAGTTTGTGAAGAGACTACAAGAAAGCAGCAAAAAAccgagaaaaagaaaaccagACGTGGAAA
Coding sequences:
- the LOC137713781 gene encoding basic helix-loop-helix protein 80-like; this translates as MAAFSYNGSLDSIFLPNAPATNDIIIYSNFFSPSEPLTREIQADNNSRAVESSCTMDHSSTHKVAFSDNENEPSVTKNKSTESSTVVDVDRLEIGEQVTQKVTPMDKKRKFRIGSSFKSAQSKGTQEHKGKKQKKIGGGTKKAEEKKIKSDKKDQVKVREEPPTGYIHVRARRGEATDSHSLAERVRREKISERMKMLQKLVPGCDKVTGRAVMLDEIINYVQSLQNQVEFLSLKLASSNPMFFEFGMDMGALVVKPERLCSMESPYPPAQQCNPIQSSPFADTSTNITATTAAATAAITTNNNYHFLDNSASHLLQRPNTFSQDSESLLWDVEDQRQNFHNPCGFSNSNLCSFN